A single genomic interval of Danio aesculapii chromosome 5, fDanAes4.1, whole genome shotgun sequence harbors:
- the eif1axa gene encoding eukaryotic translation initiation factor 1A X-linked a codes for MPKNKGKGGKNRRRGKNENESEKRELVFKEDGQEYAQVIKMLGNGRLEAMCFDGVKRLCHIRGKLRKKVWINTSDIILVGLRDYQDVKADVILKYNADEARSLKAYGELPEHAKINETDTFGPGDDDEILFDDIGENDDDIDDI; via the exons ATGCCAAAGAATAAAG GTAAAGGAGGTAAGAATCGGAGACGTGGTAAGAACGAGAACGAGTCAGAAAAGAGAGAGCTGGTTTTCAAGGAGGATGGCCAGG AATATGCTCAGGTGATAAAGATGCTGGGAAATGGACGGCTCGAGGCCATGTGCTTTGATGGGGTCAAACGGCTCTGCCACATCCGAGGGAAGCTCCGCAAAAAG GTCTGGATCAACACATCTGATATAATCCTTGTTGGTCTTAGAGATTACCAG GATGTCAAGGCAGATGTCATTTTAAAGTACAATGCAGATGAAGCCCGCAGTCTTAAAGCCTACGGAGAGCTTCCAGAACACG CTAAAATCAATGAAACAGACACATTTGGACCTGGAGATGACGATGAGATCCTGTTTGATGATATTGGAGAAAACGATGATGACATTGATGAC ATCTAA
- the rps6ka3a gene encoding ribosomal protein S6 kinase alpha-1 isoform X1 encodes MPLAQCADPWQKLPVGHMENEDDSMVEDDSLVHDEGSVKEISITHHVKEGSEKADPRQFELRKVLGQGSFGKVFLVKKISGPDAGQLYAMKVLKKATLKVRDRVRTKMERDILVEVNHPFIVKLHYAFQTEGKLYLILDFLRGGDLFTRLSKEVMFTEEDVKFYLAELALALDHLHGLGIIYRDLKPENILLDDDGHIKLTDFGLSKESIDHENKAYSFCGTVEYMAPEVVNRRGHTQSADWWSYGVLMFEMLTGALPFQGKDRKETMTMILKAKLGMPQFLSPEAQSLLRNLFKRNPGNRLGAGPDGVEGIKRHSFFTRIDWNKLFRKELPPPFKPAIKKPDDTFYFDSEFTAKTPRDSPGVPPSANAHQLFRGFSFVATGVEEESQPPIQSNINMSSILQQSHRSTLQFTDAYEVKEDIGVGSYSVCKRCVQKSTGMDYAVKIIKKERRDPTEEVEILLRYGQHPNIITLKDVFDDGRSVYLVTELMKGGELLDKILRQKFFSEREASAVLYTITKTVEYLHAQGVVHRDLKPSNILYVDESGNPESIRICDFGFAKQLRAENGLLMTPCYTANFVAPEVLKKQGYDAACDIWSLGVLLYTMLTGFTPFANGPEDTPEEILARIGSGKFSLTGGYWNSVSHDAKDLVSKMLHVDPHKRLTAAQVLRHPWIINKDQLPKYQLNRQDAPHLVKGAMAATYSALNRNVSPVLDPVGCSTLAQRRGLKKLTSTAL; translated from the exons GATGAGGGCTCGGTGAAGGAAATCAGCATCACTCATCATGTCAAAGAGGGCTCGGAGAAAGCAGACCCACGGCAGTTTGAGCTCCGCAAAGTGCTGGGTCAGGGCTCTTTTGGCAAG GTGTTCCTTGTCAAGAAGATCTCTGGGCCTGATGCAGGACAACTCTACGCTATGAAAGTGCTAAAGAAAGCTACGTTAAAAG TGCGAGATCGAGTGCGTACAAAAATGGAGAGGGACATCCTAGTTGAGGTCAACCATCCATTTATTGTTAAACTGCACTATG CATTTCAGACAGAAGGTAAACTCTATCTGATACTGGACTTTCTCAGAGGAGGAGATCTCTTCACTCGGCTGTCTAAAGAG GTGATGTTTACAGAGGAGGATGTTAAGTTTTACCTAGCAGAGCTGGCTCTGGCACTGGACCATTTACATGGACTGGGAATCATCTACAGAGATCTCAAGCCAGAAAA tattctcTTGGATGATGATGGACACATCAAACTTACAG ATTTTGGTTTGAGTAAAGAGTCCATTGACCATGAGAACAAGGCATATTCGTTTTGTGGTACGGTGGAATATATGGCTCCAGAAGTTGTCAACCGCAGAGGTCACACCCAGAGTGCCGATTGGTGGTCTTATGGTGTGCTAATG TTTGAAATGCTGACTGGAGCACTTCCATTCCAAGGGAAAGACCGAAAGGAGACCATGACGATGATCTTGAA GGCGAAGCTGGGCATGCCTCAGTTCCTCAGCCCTGAAGCCCAGTCTCTGCTCCGCAATCTGTTCAAAAGGAATCCTGGCAATCGCTTGG GAGCTGGACCTGATGGAGTAGAAGGAATCAAAAGACATTCTTTCTTTACCAGAATCGACTGGAAt AAATTATTCAGAAAAGAACTGCCTCCTCCCTTCAAGCCAGCCATCAAGAAGCCAGATGACACTTTCTACTTTGACTCCGAATTCACTGCCAAAACCCCACGAG ACTCTCCTGGTGTCCCTCCAAGTGCCAATGCCCATCAGCTCTTCAGAGGATTTAGTTTTGTTGCTACTGGAGTAGAAGAAGAGAGCCAGCCACCCATTCAGAGTAACATCAACATGAGCAGCATACTCCAG CAGTCCCACCGGAGCACACTTCAGTTCACAGATGCATATGAAGTTAAAGAAGACATCGGCGTGGGCTCCTATTCCGTCTGCAAGCGCTGTGTGCAAAAGAGCACAGGAATGGACTATGCTGTTAAG ATTATCAAAAAGGAGAGGAGAGATCCAACAGAGGAGGTTGAGATCCTGCTGCGGTACGGACAACATCCCAACATCATCACCCTGAAGGAC GTCTTTGATGATGGGCGATCAGTGTACCTGGTCACAGAGTTGATGAAAGGTGGAGAACTACTGGATAAAATCCTCCGACAAAAGTTTTTCTCTGAGAGAGAAGCCAGCGCTGTCCTCTACACCATTACAAAGACTGTTGAGTATCTGCACGCCCAAGGG GTAGTCCACCGAGACCTAAAGCCCAGCAATATACTGTATGTGGATGAATCTGGAAACCCAGAATCAATCAGGATCTGTGATTTTGGTTTTGCTAAACAACTCCGAGCAGAAAATGGACTGCTGATGACACCATGCTACACTGCTAACTTTGTTGCTCCAGAG GTCCTGAAAAAGCAAGGCTATGATGCAGCTTGTGATATCTGGAGTCTGGGAGTTCTTCTTTATACCATGCTCACTGG ATTCACTCCATTTGCAAATGGTCCAGAAGACACACCGGAAGAGATTCTGGCTCGCATTGGCAGTGGCAAATTCTCCTTGACTGGTGGATACTGGAATTCTGTATCACATGATGCAAAG GACCTCGTATCAAAGATGCTGCATGTTGACCCTCATAAAAGATTAACGGCTGCTCAAGTACTTCGCCATCCATGGATAATCAACAAGGACCAGTTACCCAAATACCAACTCAACCGGCAGGACGCCCCTCACCTAGTGAAG GGAGCGATGGCAGCCACTTACTCAGCCCTGAACAGAAATGTTTCTCCTGTCCTGGATCCAGTGGGCTGTTCCACACTGGCTCAGCGCCGTGGTCTCAAAAAGCTGACCTCTACCGCACTGTGA
- the rps6ka3a gene encoding ribosomal protein S6 kinase alpha-1 isoform X2 has product MPLAQCADPWQKLPVGHMENEDDSMVEDDSLVHDEGSVKEISITHHVKEGSEKADPRQFELRKVLGQGSFGKVFLVKKISGPDAGQLYAMKVLKKATLKVRDRVRTKMERDILVEVNHPFIVKLHYAFQTEGKLYLILDFLRGGDLFTRLSKEVMFTEEDVKFYLAELALALDHLHGLGIIYRDLKPENILLDDDGHIKLTDFGLSKESIDHENKAYSFCGTVEYMAPEVVNRRGHTQSADWWSYGVLMFEMLTGALPFQGKDRKETMTMILKAKLGMPQFLSPEAQSLLRNLFKRNPGNRLGAGPDGVEGIKRHSFFTRIDWNKLFRKELPPPFKPAIKKPDDTFYFDSEFTAKTPRDSPGVPPSANAHQLFRGFSFVATGVEEESQPPIQSNINMSSILQSHRSTLQFTDAYEVKEDIGVGSYSVCKRCVQKSTGMDYAVKIIKKERRDPTEEVEILLRYGQHPNIITLKDVFDDGRSVYLVTELMKGGELLDKILRQKFFSEREASAVLYTITKTVEYLHAQGVVHRDLKPSNILYVDESGNPESIRICDFGFAKQLRAENGLLMTPCYTANFVAPEVLKKQGYDAACDIWSLGVLLYTMLTGFTPFANGPEDTPEEILARIGSGKFSLTGGYWNSVSHDAKDLVSKMLHVDPHKRLTAAQVLRHPWIINKDQLPKYQLNRQDAPHLVKGAMAATYSALNRNVSPVLDPVGCSTLAQRRGLKKLTSTAL; this is encoded by the exons GATGAGGGCTCGGTGAAGGAAATCAGCATCACTCATCATGTCAAAGAGGGCTCGGAGAAAGCAGACCCACGGCAGTTTGAGCTCCGCAAAGTGCTGGGTCAGGGCTCTTTTGGCAAG GTGTTCCTTGTCAAGAAGATCTCTGGGCCTGATGCAGGACAACTCTACGCTATGAAAGTGCTAAAGAAAGCTACGTTAAAAG TGCGAGATCGAGTGCGTACAAAAATGGAGAGGGACATCCTAGTTGAGGTCAACCATCCATTTATTGTTAAACTGCACTATG CATTTCAGACAGAAGGTAAACTCTATCTGATACTGGACTTTCTCAGAGGAGGAGATCTCTTCACTCGGCTGTCTAAAGAG GTGATGTTTACAGAGGAGGATGTTAAGTTTTACCTAGCAGAGCTGGCTCTGGCACTGGACCATTTACATGGACTGGGAATCATCTACAGAGATCTCAAGCCAGAAAA tattctcTTGGATGATGATGGACACATCAAACTTACAG ATTTTGGTTTGAGTAAAGAGTCCATTGACCATGAGAACAAGGCATATTCGTTTTGTGGTACGGTGGAATATATGGCTCCAGAAGTTGTCAACCGCAGAGGTCACACCCAGAGTGCCGATTGGTGGTCTTATGGTGTGCTAATG TTTGAAATGCTGACTGGAGCACTTCCATTCCAAGGGAAAGACCGAAAGGAGACCATGACGATGATCTTGAA GGCGAAGCTGGGCATGCCTCAGTTCCTCAGCCCTGAAGCCCAGTCTCTGCTCCGCAATCTGTTCAAAAGGAATCCTGGCAATCGCTTGG GAGCTGGACCTGATGGAGTAGAAGGAATCAAAAGACATTCTTTCTTTACCAGAATCGACTGGAAt AAATTATTCAGAAAAGAACTGCCTCCTCCCTTCAAGCCAGCCATCAAGAAGCCAGATGACACTTTCTACTTTGACTCCGAATTCACTGCCAAAACCCCACGAG ACTCTCCTGGTGTCCCTCCAAGTGCCAATGCCCATCAGCTCTTCAGAGGATTTAGTTTTGTTGCTACTGGAGTAGAAGAAGAGAGCCAGCCACCCATTCAGAGTAACATCAACATGAGCAGCATACTCCAG TCCCACCGGAGCACACTTCAGTTCACAGATGCATATGAAGTTAAAGAAGACATCGGCGTGGGCTCCTATTCCGTCTGCAAGCGCTGTGTGCAAAAGAGCACAGGAATGGACTATGCTGTTAAG ATTATCAAAAAGGAGAGGAGAGATCCAACAGAGGAGGTTGAGATCCTGCTGCGGTACGGACAACATCCCAACATCATCACCCTGAAGGAC GTCTTTGATGATGGGCGATCAGTGTACCTGGTCACAGAGTTGATGAAAGGTGGAGAACTACTGGATAAAATCCTCCGACAAAAGTTTTTCTCTGAGAGAGAAGCCAGCGCTGTCCTCTACACCATTACAAAGACTGTTGAGTATCTGCACGCCCAAGGG GTAGTCCACCGAGACCTAAAGCCCAGCAATATACTGTATGTGGATGAATCTGGAAACCCAGAATCAATCAGGATCTGTGATTTTGGTTTTGCTAAACAACTCCGAGCAGAAAATGGACTGCTGATGACACCATGCTACACTGCTAACTTTGTTGCTCCAGAG GTCCTGAAAAAGCAAGGCTATGATGCAGCTTGTGATATCTGGAGTCTGGGAGTTCTTCTTTATACCATGCTCACTGG ATTCACTCCATTTGCAAATGGTCCAGAAGACACACCGGAAGAGATTCTGGCTCGCATTGGCAGTGGCAAATTCTCCTTGACTGGTGGATACTGGAATTCTGTATCACATGATGCAAAG GACCTCGTATCAAAGATGCTGCATGTTGACCCTCATAAAAGATTAACGGCTGCTCAAGTACTTCGCCATCCATGGATAATCAACAAGGACCAGTTACCCAAATACCAACTCAACCGGCAGGACGCCCCTCACCTAGTGAAG GGAGCGATGGCAGCCACTTACTCAGCCCTGAACAGAAATGTTTCTCCTGTCCTGGATCCAGTGGGCTGTTCCACACTGGCTCAGCGCCGTGGTCTCAAAAAGCTGACCTCTACCGCACTGTGA